A window of Oryza glaberrima chromosome 2, OglaRS2, whole genome shotgun sequence genomic DNA:
AAATTCGGTGGTGGTTGCTTTCAAGTTTGGAGCCGGCTGAGAGTTGTTTCTTTGCCCCCCGAGCTCAACAATTATCTCTGATACTGTATGTCTCTGTTTATTTATGTAATGTTCACTAAGCTGTCTAAGCATGTGTTTCATATGACGAcggtttttcttttcatgtgcGATGAACGGTGTGGCCTCCATGAGAATTGACCACTTGTTATCCGCCCCACAACCAAATTTTCAAtagatataaatatattgtACTAAGTTGCAAGCATGCTTTATTTAATTAGACAAGGAACATTCAGTTTaaagtaaaaaggaaaaacattacatacatacataatATGCAACATATCTTACAAACACGAAAGACACCATTGATTGACTAGGGGTAATGTAGTATATGCAAAGATTGATCGACGAAATAATGTCTAAAGTTTCATCGGTCAAACAACGATACTTGCTAGACCGATTGCCACAATATATCATTGCTAGACCGGTTGCATAATAGAATATGTTAGGAATCAAATTCAACTTTATCCAACTAAATGGTTAAGAACCAAGTTCAATGGCTACCCTAGTCGTTAGCCCGGGCAACCAGGAATAGTTGTAcatagtttttattttctttttaccttGTTCAATATTTTCTGCTCTATTTATTGAATTTGGCGGCTCGCCAATTCGTTTAAGAACTGAATGGTTTGGAGGTGGTTGGAGCCACAAGTTCAAAGAGGTACATAGTTTTAGGTAAAGAGAAAAAGATTGGATAGGACAAGGATAGAACAGGTAGATAAGATGTCGCATTACTCCTCTTATTGACTGATCAACTTTTAATAATAACGtaaaacatttaaaatatcTAATTATGCAACATAAAAGTTTCATTTTACATTGTAATGTACCTAACAAAAGTTATACATTCAGAGTGGTTCGCATTTATATCTCTAAACTTAAAACTTAAAGAGTCAAAAGCCACATGTTTGTGAAAAAACCAAATTTGATAAGTATTACCAATATAGGAGTATAGAATACACTTATGTTTGCTATCACATTGACAAGTAGGGTTGGACCTTAAAACAACAATAGGTAAATGTTGTGGATACATAATTTGTAGATCTATAAAGTTGTTGTGTGAATATTTCCTTTTCAATAATATTCCCTCGGTTCTGAAATAACTTCATTTTTCACTATCTTATTTGTGCAAAGTTAATGCACCATGGCTCTTGGCTGTCTGACCGCAGCTTATTAGTCTGCAACAGCAAGCCATGGCATTGCTGTTTCATGTAGCAAACAGTTGTACGGGAGCAATCAAGCAGGCACAAAAAATGTTAGAAAAACATAATATATCTCATTTCCAAAcaagttttattaaaaaaaaaccaaagtaTATGTTCGTGTCATGGATATGTGTttaatgctaattttgataCAAATATCAAAatactactactctctccggtttagaatataaatatttctggCTATGTATCTCTACACAtatctaaaaatacttatattttagatgaAGAGTACAAATAAGAGAAAATTCTCTCATAAAAGGTAATATCGCCGTTCTAAAGTATAAGGGATTTTGTCCATCTAATAACATAGGCAAAATCTTTTActacttccatcccaaaatataaaaacttttagTTATtacatccgtctcaaaatataagaagttagGATTGAATTTGATATTCTTTAGGACTATTAATTTGGTCaggatgaatctggacagcctgtccagattcgtagtaccaCGAAATATTAGATCCAATCattggttcttatattttgggataaagagAGTATGAATCTGGATAACTACATCTTCAGATTTAtcactaaaaatacttatattttaagacggataaagtatattttagaacagagataGTAAGCAACAGAGAGCTATTTTGGCCTCATAGGAAGAGGATAAAATTGACTTGTTTccattcagaaaaaaatatgtataatatTGACTTGTCCCAAATGATATACACATGCTgggtaaaaataatataatattattgcaCACACttgtatatattaaaaacatgaAGAGAAGGAGATTCCTCTTGCCCTTGTTTTGATACAGGAAAGCCACCAGTCCAACTGCCCTCTCTTGGAGCCTTCCCCCCTCGCGAGAACTAGAAGTAGAAGAACTCATCATCTCACCTCCCAAACTGACACAACCCTCCTTAACTCATTCCTCCTACTCCTAACTGCAAGCTACTGCTCACCCTCTCCcggtctccctcctctcctcctcgaccTCGCGCGCGAGCTCATGGCCTCGAGCTCAAACCCGGACACCATGGACACGGACcctcccggcggcggtggcaccctCTCCATCGCCGTGGAGCGCAACCCGCCGGAGTCGCGCCTGCTCCAGCTAGGCGTCAAGTCCTGGCCCAAGTGAGTCGCCACAGTGCCGATCGATCGCTGTCCATTTCCTGCTCCTTCATGGCGTACGTGTTTAATTGAGCGCGTGGgtgggtgcgtgcgtgcgcaGGTGGGGTTGCCCGACGGGGAAGTTCCCGGTGAAGTTCGACGCGCGGGAGACGTGCTACCTGGTGAAGGGGAAGGTGAGGGCGCACATCAAGGGCTCGTCGGAGTGCGTGGAgttcggcgccggcgacctcgtcgTCTTCCCCAAGGGGCTAAGCTGCACCTGggacgtcctcgccgccgtcgacaagTACTACAAGTTCGATTCATCTTGACGTCTGTCTCGTcgtcgatcgatctctctccctcgccgaATTCGGTGACTAATTCGCTTCCTGATTAGTTCGGTGACTGCGCTTAGCCTCATTCTGTAGCTAATTTGTTGCTAGATAATTAAGCCCGTGCCTAATGTGATAATGTCTCTTCTTCTCTgcgtgtaaaaaaaaaatggtgtgcGAGGGGGCAGGGGCATCTAGCCCCTGAGTAGGCTAGTGGTTATTCAGGAGCCCCAAAAACCGGTCAATGCAGGGGCTGTTCAAAGTATTCTTGTTTATTCCTCCGAGTGCAATCCACTTTGAATGCTCTCTTTGACCGGCGCCACTAGACTCCATTAATTGTCTTTTGTTTTCATTTCCTGCGCCGTTTCTCTTTGTAGGTGCATTTGATTTTCCTTCTCTCGGGCGAAGGCAgtggaaaattttattttctgaacGTTATTCTAAACAAATTTTGAAATAAACCCTTCTACACGTTATGTACGATTGGGAACATTTACAACAACAGTACTATAAATGGTACCGTAAGATAATACTTTTACGCCGTGAAAAAAATTGGTGCGACAAGGATTATGGCATTTCAGTATATCAACATAAAAGCGTTGTTACATGGTTAATTATGCCATGTCAATTATAGTGGTGTGGATAATAGGTTTTTCAGAATAATAAAGAAGTGAGACTCGAATACTCGATATTAGCGGGACTTCACTTTGAGCTTTCCATCAGGGTTTTCCGCTATTCTTTTGAACCAAAATCTTtaaagtataaaataaaaaatattaatactttggttgttttttattataattttcTTGGTGCAACCAAATTTCTATATTGAATAAAATACAAAATCTCAAAGCTATAGACGCGATACTCTAGCCTGTTTTGAAGGAATTGGTTGTTTTCATTGGTTGCCAAATTTCCCTGATGCATATGaactattttctttttgaaaacaaaatcTAAAATATGCAATAATGTTTTTACTATGTAAAGTTTTACCATCCCTAACCAATCACACCTTGAGTCTACAAAAAAGCCAAACATAGCCAAACTATTTCAACATCAGCTTAAAGATTtgaattattttattaaaaaatgagtAATGGGGCTAAGTGCCTCAGGAGATATTTCACAGCATT
This region includes:
- the LOC127761849 gene encoding uncharacterized protein LOC127761849, translating into MASSSNPDTMDTDPPGGGGTLSIAVERNPPESRLLQLGVKSWPKWGCPTGKFPVKFDARETCYLVKGKVRAHIKGSSECVEFGAGDLVVFPKGLSCTWDVLAAVDKYYKFDSS